Proteins from a genomic interval of Diospyros lotus cultivar Yz01 chromosome 6, ASM1463336v1, whole genome shotgun sequence:
- the LOC127804532 gene encoding UPF0481 protein At3g47200-like, translated as MMLEEEGVHPLEKYDWFKHRYDVFEESKQRLVKDDKVSRPKIQRLPGYMGGRAEFKTFYLPKLIEIGPILHLQSNAGLGDAQKLMWTSMFLEDTKKDARDLCKKMFDHLEELMPLFSPGCWRYRQEELTTLLSPFGIAKDDIDLANGDFKDIKSWILFVDGCSVLQVLEKSNHSDSDPEQVLRVSVDQLVRVHQDLLLLENQIPFQVLKLLSKDEAKLKKCMENFLQIHRNTLPSRPGKQETTSTGGEVSRSRSQEHKVTVQDEDDPVHLLDHLRRAILGNSGDCDQGHKDDESNKNQPKSLQLRKYRIGSIRELKAEGIRVKKHPNNTFFHPNFVAGQLQLPELTVDGSTGFIFLNLIAYEMCLDFRNNMEISSYVVFLSSLIEQLEDMKELRSAGVLRNELASDKEVADLFNKMDVVLVPPTQRYANIIGQIEDYIKSKQGRIKILRWMDDAYNTYFSSPWTIIALLAAALGLTLTFI; from the coding sequence ATGATGCTTGAGGAAGAAGGAGTTCACCCTTTGGAAAAATACGACTGGTTCAAACACAGATATGACGTATTTGAAGAGTCGAAACAAAGATTGGTGAAAGATGATAAAGTTTCGAGGCCTAAGATACAACGGCTTCCCGGTTACATGGGGGGACGCGCGGAGTTCAAAACATTCTACTTGCCCAAGCTGATTGAAATTGGTCCAATCCTTCATCTTCAAAGTAACGCAGGTCTAGGAGACGCACAAAAGCTTATGTGGACATCAATGTTTCTTGAAGATACCAAGAAAGACGCTCGTGATTTATGCAAAAAGATGTTTGATCATTTGGAAGAACTAATGCCGCTATTCTCGCCAGGCTGCTGGAGATACAGACAGGAAGAACTAACGACGCTACTTTCACCATTCGGGATAGCCAAAGATGATATCGATCTCGCTAATGGAGACTTCAAAGATATCAAGTCGTGGATTTTGTTTGTGGATGGATGTTCGGTACTCCAAGTGTTGGAGAAATCTAACCATTCTGATTCTGATCCAGAACAAGTGTTGCGGGTTAGCGTTGACCAGCTGGTACGGGTACACCAGGATCTGCTCCTCTTGGAGAACCAAATTCCCTTCCAAGTGCTCAAGCTCTTAAGCAAGGACGAAGCCAAACTGAAGAAATGCATGGAAAATTTCCTTCAAATTCACCGTAATACGCTGCCATCGAGACCAGGAAAGCAGGAGACTACAAGCACGGGTGGGGAAGTGTCGCGCTCGCGATCGCAAGAGCACAAGGTAACAGTCCAAGACGAAGACGACCCAGTTCATCTTCTCGACCATCTCCGCAGGGCCATCCTGGGAAATAGTGGTGATTGTGACCAAGGCCACAAGGATGACGAGAGTAACAAGAACCAGCCAAAATCCCTGCAGCTAAGAAAATATAGGATTGGGAGCATACGAGAGCTCAAGGCAGAAGGGATTCGAGTGAAGAAACATCCAAACAACACGTTTTTCCACCCAAACTTCGTTGCTGGACAACTACAACTTCCTGAGCTCACAGTGGATGGCTCAACAGGATTCATTTTTCTGAACCTGATAGCATACGAGATGTGTCTAGACTTTCGCAACAACATGGAGATCAGCTCATACGTAGTGTTCCTCAGCTCTCTTATTGAGCAGCTGGAGGACATGAAGGAGCTCAGGTCTGCTGGCGTACTCCGCAACGAGCTTGCCAGCGATAAAGAAGTGGCTGATCTGTTTAATAAGATGGACGTTGTGTTGGTGCCCCCGACGCAGAGATATGCCAACATTATAGGCCAAATTGAAGACTATATTAAATCCAAGCAGGGCAGGATCAAAATCTTGCGTTGGATGGACGACGCCTATAATACGTACTTCAGCTCGCCATGGACCATCATTGCCTTGCTGGCTGCAGCGTTGGGTCTTACTCTTACGTTTATCTAG